The genomic stretch GGCGATGAGCGTGGTCAGGCCGTCGCGGGCCAGTGCGCGGATGTTCCGTTCGTTTTGCTCTGCGGAGAACTGACCGAGATCGTTGATTTGATCCAGGGAGACGAAGGCCACCAGTGCCGCCGTGGCCAGGATGGAGCCGAGAAGGACGAGGGAAAACCGGGTCCCAAGGCGCGAGAGCAGGGGTTTGAACACGTTCTGGCTACTCCGGGGACGAATATAGCGTTGATCTAACAGTGAAAACAAGTGCTGTCCAGGCGGCTTACGGCAGCGGGGAGTCCTGGACCAGTTCTTTTCTGAGTACCGCGTAGAATCCGGCGAGCACGGCTTCGGCGGCGTCGTGGCGAAGGGAGGTGGGGCGGCGCGCACCGGACCATTCCACGACCTTCCGTGCGGCTTTGTCTGCGGAACGTTTAGCCGTCTTGCCGTCGATCCTTTCGCGCGGCAGAAGCAGCACCTCGCGCCATTGCTCGGCGCTGATCTGCATGGTTTCCATTCCAAGGGACGCGGCTTCGTCCAGCCATATTTCCGCGAAAACGCCTCCCCCTTCCACGACCAGCAGTTCCGGCGAATATTCCCGCAGCAGCCCGGCTGCGGCGCGCCGCAGCCGGGAGGCGCGGCCGAGGTTGTGGGAGCGGCACCAGCGCAGCCGACCGTCCGGGCCGAACAAGGCCAGTCCGGTGCGCAGGCCCGCATCCACGGCGAGAATCAAGGTCGGCCTCTCGAACTAATCGTCGTCGGAGCCGCCGGAATCAGCAGGGGTGTCCGGTTCCGGATCCATGCTGTCCGGAATCCCGTCGCCGTCCCGGTCGCCGTCGGCGCCCTGGTGATAGGTGCTGTAGTAGGCGGAGTTGTAGCTCCTGCCGCGGCGCTTCTTGGACCGCATGGCCAGCCAGATCAGTCCGATGACGACCAGAAGACCTATGAATCCTTCGCTCATGTGCCTCTCTCCTTGACGTGGTTCGGTCCCGGTGACGATATCTCGGATATCGCTTTGAAAGTACACGATAAGGGAAAAGACTGCCAGCGTCCGGGGAATCGGGAGAATCCCCCGGAAGGAAAAGGCCGGGCTTTTCAGCCCGGCCTTGCATCATGATCCGTTATTCTTCCTTGCCGTTCAGCCCGTAGATGCGTGATCGCATCCGGAGAAGAATGCCATGGCACAGCGCGAGTTCCTTTTCCTCGAATCCTCCCAGCACTTCCTTTTCCACCTCGAAGCAGATTCGGGTAATGCTCTCCAGGAGTCTGTCGGCCTTGGGCAGCAGGCTGACGAGCTTGACGCGGCGGTCCTGGTCGGAAACCCGGCGGCGCACCCAGCCGTCCTTCTCAAGCTGATCCAGCGCCCGGACCAGTGTCGGTCCTTCCACGCCCATGCTCTCGGCGATTTCCTTCTGGGAAGCCTGGCCTCCGAAGAACTGCACGGACTTCAGGGCCATCCAGCGGCTGTTGCTCAGCCCCAGGGGGCGCAGGCGCTGGTCGAGCAGGGCGCGCCACTCGCGGGAGATTTCGTAGATGGTCAGGCCGAGGAGGTTCGAGCCCTCGCGCTTGCCCCATTCGATGCACTCCCGTCCGCAGCAGGCCGGCAGCTTTTCCGGGATCATTTGTCCTCGCCTCCGCCGCGCAGCCGTTCCGTGAGCCCGATGATCATCTTGAAGAAGGCCGGGATGAAGAAGGTGGCGATGAAGGTCGCTGCGAGCATGCCGCCGATGACGCCCGTGCCGATGGCGTGGCGCGAGGACGCGCCCGCGCCGGAGCTGATGGCCAGCGGGACCACGCCGAGCACGAACGCCAGGGAGGTCATGATGATCGGCCGGA from Paucidesulfovibrio longus DSM 6739 encodes the following:
- a CDS encoding MarR family winged helix-turn-helix transcriptional regulator, with the protein product MIPEKLPACCGRECIEWGKREGSNLLGLTIYEISREWRALLDQRLRPLGLSNSRWMALKSVQFFGGQASQKEIAESMGVEGPTLVRALDQLEKDGWVRRRVSDQDRRVKLVSLLPKADRLLESITRICFEVEKEVLGGFEEKELALCHGILLRMRSRIYGLNGKEE